The proteins below come from a single Candidatus Acetothermia bacterium genomic window:
- the recA gene encoding recombinase RecA, with product MGKKEVLDGVLNQIRKAYGEGAIMWLGDESVVAVDVVPTGSLALDIALGVGGVPRGRMVEIFGPEASGKTTLALHIIAEAQKLGGTAAFIDAEHALDPGYTRAIGVDLDHLLLSQPSSGEQALEITEQLVRSGAVDVIVIDSVAALVPEAELQGQMGDAQVGLQARLMSQAMRKLAAAIAQSKTTTVFVNQIRATIQPGPWGPGTTTTGGRALKFYASVRLNIWGEGKIAEGDDRVGMKAHVRVVKNKVAPPFREATFDVIYGRGIVRERDLINTGIDLNVVSRSGSWYSYGDVRLGQGMAQAAQFLTDNPEIADQIARDIREKAKLPEPRALADEG from the coding sequence ATGGGAAAAAAGGAAGTCCTCGATGGCGTTTTGAACCAAATCCGGAAGGCTTACGGCGAAGGGGCCATCATGTGGCTCGGGGACGAGTCCGTGGTCGCAGTGGACGTGGTTCCCACCGGATCGCTCGCGCTGGACATCGCCCTGGGGGTGGGCGGCGTGCCCCGGGGGCGGATGGTGGAGATCTTCGGTCCAGAGGCATCGGGCAAGACCACGCTGGCCCTGCACATCATCGCCGAGGCCCAGAAGCTTGGGGGCACGGCGGCGTTCATCGACGCCGAGCACGCCCTCGATCCCGGCTACACCCGGGCGATCGGGGTCGACCTCGACCACCTGCTCCTGTCCCAGCCGAGCTCGGGTGAACAGGCCCTGGAGATCACGGAGCAGCTGGTGCGGTCGGGGGCGGTAGACGTGATCGTCATCGACTCCGTGGCAGCCCTTGTCCCGGAGGCAGAGCTGCAGGGCCAGATGGGCGATGCCCAGGTCGGGCTTCAGGCGCGGCTCATGTCCCAGGCCATGAGAAAGCTCGCCGCGGCGATCGCCCAGTCCAAGACGACCACCGTGTTCGTAAACCAGATCCGGGCCACGATCCAACCCGGGCCGTGGGGGCCGGGGACCACCACCACCGGCGGTCGGGCCCTCAAGTTCTACGCCTCGGTGCGCCTGAACATCTGGGGCGAGGGGAAGATCGCCGAAGGCGACGATCGGGTGGGGATGAAGGCCCACGTCCGGGTGGTGAAGAACAAGGTCGCCCCGCCGTTCCGGGAGGCCACGTTCGACGTGATCTACGGCCGGGGCATCGTGCGCGAGCGGGATCTCATCAACACCGGGATCGACCTGAACGTCGTGTCCCGCTCGGGCTCGTGGTACTCCTACGGCGACGTCCGCCTCGGCCAGGGGATGGCCCAGGCCGCCCAGTTCCTCACCGACAACCCGGAGATCGCCGACCAGATCGCCCGCGACATCCGGGAGAAGGCGAAGCTGCCCGAGCCCAGGGCCCTCGCGGATGAAGGATGA
- a CDS encoding RecX family transcriptional regulator: MKDDAWAYLLRLLSRRPRTTAELHRRLAAKGFPPQTVRTAVTRAVEEGLVDDRAFARLYAEDRLLSRPCSRRLLREELKGHGLDLGLAEEAARTALGELGEEDLARRALAQRRPLWHGLSPDVAARRAHAFLLRRGFPPDLARRLAEEAFGVKGEWTSA; the protein is encoded by the coding sequence ATGAAGGATGACGCCTGGGCCTACCTCTTGCGCCTGCTGAGCCGCCGCCCCCGGACGACGGCCGAGCTGCACCGTCGGCTCGCCGCCAAAGGTTTCCCTCCCCAAACCGTCCGCACCGCGGTGACGCGGGCGGTGGAGGAGGGGCTGGTGGACGACCGGGCGTTCGCCCGGCTCTACGCCGAAGATCGGCTGCTGTCTCGTCCCTGTTCCCGGCGGCTCCTCCGGGAGGAGCTCAAGGGACACGGGCTAGACCTGGGGCTGGCCGAGGAAGCGGCCCGGACGGCCCTGGGCGAGCTAGGCGAGGAAGACCTGGCCCGCCGCGCCCTCGCCCAACGTCGGCCGTTGTGGCACGGGCTCTCCCCGGACGTGGCCGCGCGGCGGGCCCACGCGTTCCTCCTGCGCCGGGGGTTTCCCCCGGACCTCGCCCGGCGCCTCGCCGAGGAAGCGTTCGGGGTGAAGGGCGAATGGACGTCCGCGTAG
- the ispF gene encoding 2-C-methyl-D-erythritol 2,4-cyclodiphosphate synthase, with product MDVRVGLGIDFHRFAPGRRLVLGGVEIPHELGLAGHSDADVLLHAICDALLGAAALGDIGHHFPPGDPEYKDISSLALLARVRKLLAAAGCAPVQVDAVVVAERPLLAPHAPAMRARIAEALGITVQGVSVKATTPEGMGALGRGEGIGTWAVALIRKAGGDPGT from the coding sequence ATGGACGTCCGCGTAGGGCTGGGCATCGATTTCCACCGCTTCGCCCCCGGGCGGCGGCTCGTCTTGGGCGGGGTGGAGATCCCCCACGAGCTGGGCCTGGCCGGCCACTCCGACGCCGACGTCCTCCTACACGCGATCTGCGACGCACTCTTGGGGGCGGCGGCACTCGGGGACATCGGCCACCACTTCCCGCCCGGGGATCCCGAGTACAAGGACATCTCCTCCCTTGCGCTTCTGGCCCGGGTCCGAAAGCTCTTGGCCGCGGCGGGCTGCGCGCCGGTCCAGGTGGACGCGGTGGTGGTGGCGGAGCGGCCGCTCCTCGCCCCCCACGCCCCGGCGATGCGGGCCCGCATCGCCGAGGCGCTCGGAATAACCGTGCAGGGCGTATCCGTGAAGGCGACCACGCCCGAGGGGATGGGAGCCCTCGGCCGCGGCGAGGGCATCGGGACGTGGGCGGTGGCCCTCATCCGAAAAGCCGGAGGAGATCCTGGAACGTGA
- the rseP gene encoding RIP metalloprotease RseP, producing the protein MITFLVFLGALLFLVGVHEGGHFLAAKLLGMAVEEFALGFGPVLWSWRRGETRYSIRILPLGGFVRLSGEDREAEGVPFERTYYGRPAWVRFLVSLSGPTANVVLAVAVVLGAILALGLPRVQVAGLVPGRPAEGALKVGDVVLKVDGRSVWTTAEVGPAIQAVAPSPVAFRVRRGGEELELSIVPAYSQEDEKYLVGAYFLPQVFLAELVSLAPDAPLAQAGLRSGDRVDGACGRQVRSLSELYGAWQDGCRTLDVDRAGDRLTVILPGLPPDELLAGASFRALPPVYDRPGFGEGVVLTFREIGGAMGAFVTAIRGLLTRTIPAGEAVTGPVGIAGILSQGVRAGPLAVLLLVALIGLNLALFNLIPFPALDGARMAFALYEMVTRRKVSPQVETGVHATGFVILFALLLMITFQDLLRLFG; encoded by the coding sequence ATGATCACTTTTCTCGTCTTTTTGGGTGCACTTCTTTTCCTTGTCGGAGTGCACGAGGGCGGTCATTTCCTGGCGGCCAAGCTCCTGGGGATGGCGGTGGAGGAGTTTGCCCTTGGGTTTGGCCCCGTCCTATGGTCGTGGCGGCGGGGGGAGACCCGGTACAGCATCCGGATTCTGCCCCTGGGGGGGTTCGTGCGCCTGAGCGGGGAGGACCGGGAGGCGGAGGGGGTACCGTTCGAACGCACCTACTACGGCCGGCCGGCGTGGGTGCGGTTCCTCGTGTCCCTAAGCGGTCCCACGGCGAACGTGGTCCTGGCGGTGGCGGTGGTGCTCGGGGCGATCCTGGCGTTGGGCCTGCCCCGGGTTCAGGTGGCCGGGTTGGTGCCGGGAAGGCCGGCCGAGGGCGCGCTTAAAGTGGGGGACGTCGTGCTCAAGGTGGACGGCCGATCGGTCTGGACCACGGCCGAGGTGGGGCCGGCGATCCAGGCTGTGGCACCCAGCCCGGTGGCGTTCCGCGTCCGCCGCGGGGGGGAGGAGCTCGAGCTGAGCATCGTCCCGGCCTATTCCCAGGAGGACGAGAAGTACTTGGTGGGGGCGTACTTCCTGCCCCAGGTCTTCTTGGCTGAGCTCGTGAGCCTTGCCCCGGACGCGCCGCTCGCCCAGGCCGGGCTGCGGTCGGGGGACCGCGTAGATGGGGCATGTGGGCGGCAGGTGAGGTCGCTGAGTGAGTTGTACGGTGCCTGGCAGGATGGGTGCCGGACCCTCGACGTGGACCGGGCTGGGGATCGCCTGACGGTGATCCTGCCCGGCCTTCCACCGGACGAGCTCCTGGCCGGGGCGAGTTTCCGCGCCCTGCCCCCGGTCTACGACCGGCCTGGGTTCGGGGAAGGGGTAGTGCTCACGTTCCGCGAGATCGGCGGGGCGATGGGCGCGTTCGTGACAGCGATCCGCGGCCTCCTCACCCGGACGATCCCGGCCGGGGAGGCGGTCACCGGGCCGGTGGGCATCGCCGGGATCTTGAGCCAAGGCGTGCGGGCTGGGCCGCTCGCGGTGCTGCTCCTCGTGGCCCTGATCGGCCTGAACCTGGCCCTGTTCAACCTGATCCCGTTCCCGGCGCTGGACGGGGCGCGAATGGCGTTCGCCCTCTACGAGATGGTCACCCGGCGCAAGGTGTCCCCGCAGGTGGAAACCGGGGTTCACGCCACCGGGTTCGTGATCCTGTTCGCGTTGCTCCTCATGATCACGTTCCAGGATCTCCTCCGGCTTTTCGGATGA